From a region of the Daphnia pulicaria isolate SC F1-1A chromosome 1, SC_F0-13Bv2, whole genome shotgun sequence genome:
- the LOC124343786 gene encoding kynurenine 3-monooxygenase-like translates to MVPFYGQRMNCGFEDCLVLNEFLNQLGDHNLEKVLPAYTEHRHVDAHAICDLALYNFIEMRDLVNRFSFLARKRFDNIMHWLFPNWLVPLYTSVTFSRMRYHLCIENKKWQDRGIRKLLWSTGTAVVATAVVVGFNFRSYLQKFI, encoded by the exons ATGGTACCTTTCTACGGACAAAGAATGAACTGC GGTTTCGAGGACTGCCTGGTTCTTAACGAGTTCCTGAATCAGCTGGGGGACCATAATTTGGAAAAAGTCTTACCAGCTTATACGGAGCATCGTCACGTTGACGCACACGCCATCTGCGACTTAGCTCTGTATAACTTTATAGAG ATGCGAGATTTGGTGAACCGATTCTCGTTTCTGGCAAGAAAACGCTTTGATAACATCATGCATTGGCTTTTCCCCAACTGGTTGGTTCCGCTATACACCTCGGTGACTTTCTCCAGGATGCGCTACCACTTGTGcatcgaaaataaaaaatggcagGATCGC GGGATTCGCAAGCTGCTTTGGAGTACAGGAACTGCCGTCGTTGCCACAGCCGTCGTTGTCGGGTTCAATTTTCGATCTTATTTGCAGAAGTTCATCTGA
- the LOC124343467 gene encoding battenin-like — translation MKLTMPFLLTHIRLRVLIVILLSSASFLMVSFSTAQWQAFLGVVFAAISGGLGEVTFLQYSSHYDKNVVSTWSSGTGGSGLFGALSFAALTTAGLSARKTVLLMLVIPALMAITFFFILDHEKRRVKTNDSDADTEPLMEENQPSFKGHIAPISKRSKCRMLPRMARFIVPLGSVYLFEYFINQGVFELIYFENIWLDHHSQYRWLQVDYQLGVFLSRSSVNLFRINAVWFLAVLQFVNVILLTTEAVFLYIPSIWIVFTIVFWEGLLAGAAYVNTFYRVAFETIPQEKAFAMGITSLAGSVGVSTAGALAVPFHQYLCSLPIIHRTNKW, via the exons ATGAAACTTACTATGCCATTCCTCTTAACACACATCAG ACTAAGGGTCTTAATTGTCATACTATTAAGCAGTGCAAGTTTCTTGATGGTTTCATTCAGCACTGCACAATGGCAAGCCTTTTTGGGGGTTGTATTTGCTGCCATTAGTGGTGGACTTGGAGAGGTTACATTTTTGCAGTACTCTTCTCACTATGATAA gAATGTAGTTTCTACTTGGTCGTCTGGTACAGGCGGATCCGGACTGTTTGGCGCATTATCATTTGCTGCCTTAACTACCGCCGGCCTTAGCGCTCGAAAAACTGTCCTCTTGATGTTGGTAATTCCTGCGTTGATGGCAATcacgtttttctttatattagaCCATGAGAAACGACGAGTTAAAACAAATGACAG TGATGCTGATACCGAACCCCTGATGGAGGAGAATCAACCTAGTTTTAAGGGTCATATTGCTCCTATAAGCAAGCGGTCCAAATGTCGAATGTTACCACGGATGGCTCGTTTTATTGTTCCTCTGGGATCAGTTTAtctgtttgaatattttatcaaCCAAGGAGTG TTTGAATTGATATATTTTGAAAACATATGGTTGGATCACCACAGCCAATACAGATGGCTTCAAGTGGATTATCAGCTCGGTGTTTTCCTATCTCGTTCTTCCGTAAACTTATTCCGAATTAATGCTGTTTGGTTCTTAGCTGTCTTGCAA TTTGTAAATGTAATCCTGCTGACGACAGAAGCTGTTTTCTTGTATATACCTTCCATTTGGATTGTCTTTACAAtagttttttg GGAAGGACTTCTGGCTGGAGCTGCCTATGTAAATACATTTTACCGAGTGGCCTTCgag ACCATTCCCCAAGAAAAAGCGTTTGCCATGGGAATCACTTCGCTCGCTGGAAGTGTCGGAGTTTCAACCGCCGGAGCTTTAGCTGTGCCTTTTCATCAATATCTCTGTTCTTTGCCGATAATTCATCGAACCAACAAATGGTGA